ATAAAATGAACatcctggaagaaatgaacaaattcctagaaagataCAGTCTCCCAAGGccaaaccaggaagaaacagaaaataattatgaacagaccaatcccagtactgaaatcaaaactgattaaaaaactcctaacaaacaaaagttcaggaccaGATGACTAAATGTGGGAAATCTTTCATTGGTGAGGCTGCCACAGCTTTCCACAAGACCATTTTATATGATGAAATTTAGTAGATGATCATAAAACCAACTGTATGTTCCAATTTCTGCTTAACTGGTAGTTTATTTCTTTACATATGTACCACTAAATTCAGTCTTTGATATCTCTTTCCTCAGGGTTGGATGATTCTCGGAATACTGCccttcttgcttggaaaatgatCAGGGATGGTTGCTTAATGAAGATTACAAGGTCTTTGAACAAGGTTAGTGGTGTCTTGCCTCTTTATTCCGTTATTTCAAACTCCAGAAGTAATTATAGGCTAACTGAAATGTAGATGTTATGTATGCTGTCATTTATAGATCAATCGGtgctgacatttttcttttttgtcatattATATAATACTAAAGAAATTATGAATGCAGGGTTTCTAAAATTGTTGGTTTTATCTGTGGAATCTTAGGTTTCCACTAAGAGGATTCCTAACATTTTCACCAGAAATTTGAATATGGATCAAGTTGAAGAAACATCAACCTGTACCAATAACACTCATGATCCCAGCATATATGGTGGGGAGcctaaaaattcaataaaacctTACAAGAAAATTCAAATGAAGTCAGTTGGTGTGAATTCTCCTATAAAGGTACAGCAGGATCAGTTACAACAAAAGGACAGCATAAAAGCAGGTCTTTGCAATGTCAGAAGCTGTTTATCTCTCTCTAATGCTACTAAGTCCTGGACTTCTCTGGGGCAGTTGCAGTCTTCCAGCCGGAATACACCTATGCAGAAGCAAATAAACCAACATCTTGCATTTAATACCAATTCTAAGTCTTTAGCAGTTGGTTCAGAACTGGTACCTGTTTCAACTACCATTTCATCTTTTAATAATGTTTCTGATATAGAAGTGAGTTCTGCTCTTGACTGTTTACCTATGTTGGCTGATTGGGAGGATGTAGCTTTACTGCCAGCATCTCAGCCCGAGCAAAATATATCTTGTATACCTCTTGTTAGTGACTCAAATGTAGACACTTCACTTAATTCTGGAGAAAGAGTAATGGTTTTAGAAGAATCTGAAATGTTAAGTCATGAAAACTTTGGAGGCACAGAAGAAACTCCTCAAAAATCTGTTACCTCTAAGTCTATTGTATATAAGAGTCCCCACACTACTATTTATAATGTAAAGGAAGCCAAAGATCCAGGTTCAGATACTTTTGGCTTTAAATTACCTGAACGTAAATCAAGTAATTTCAACAGTGTTAATTCCAATGTGTCTCATCCTTTAGTTTTGGGGAAACATCGTCTTTGTTTAGATGATAGTAAAAGGAATCCATCCAGTCCTCCACTTTTCCCACCAGCTAAAAAACAGACTTTCACTATTCATGAAGAAAAGCCTGCATCATCTAATGACTCCCCAGGAGCAATTTCTTCCTGGAAGATTCTCCCTTCTGTCTTAACTTCTACAGTTAATCTGCAAGAGCCTTGGAAGAGTAGAAAAATAACACCTCCTTTATGCAAGTGTGGCCGAAGATCTAAGAGACTTACTGTTTCTAATAATGGACCAAACCATGGAAAAGTCTTCTATTGTTGTCCTGTTGGGAAGtaccaagaaaagagaaaatgttgtGGCTATTTCAAGTGGGAACAAACACTTCAAGAGGAAAGAGCGAACAGTATAGTTCTATCTGATTCCCCAGGAGGACTCACTTTTAGTTCTTTAGAAACAAACCTTATTTGTGACAGAAATGTAAATTTCTCTACTAAAAATTCATTGAGACTCAGACCTTCAATGAGAAATTGACCTTTTTTATGTCTAAACTATGTTTTTACTTCAGTGTGACTTTTAGTGcagtaaagagaaaaaagtgtgTATAGGGCTACATGTTGTGAGGACTTTGCATATCTGAGCTCTGTGAGCTACTCTGGGGCTATTcagcacattcacacacacacacacacacactgaaaatagaaaaaaataatatcacaGCCTTCTAATTTCATTCACCAGTTATCTAATTTGTCTTCTTTCCATGTATGAATCCTGATTGTCCCCTGAATTTCCACACATGAGTATGCTGATAATGTCTTAcgctattttatttatatttcatatattaactGTTACCAAACTTATCACACTTTTTTGAAGAACCACAAATTAAATACTTGGTAAACTGTATTTATTAGATTAAATATAATAGCAATATTAATACATGATATcctatttctttatattgaattataattgtcatacaatattatatcaatttcaggtgtacaatatatgATATCCTTTTACACTTAGACCTTGAAacgaattttaaattatttttaaattatgtgaatAACAGTGTGACCAATAAAAAATCCCTACACTATTTTCAGGTAGATACTTGTACTTTGAGAATTATGATAATCTATTATTTAAGACTTTTCTAAAAACTTTATaacttgtttcattttatttcacccCTTAAAAATTGGTTCTGATTTATAGTCAGTATATCGGTAGAATTACTCAACTAAGATCTGAAATTCAATAGGTCAGAGATTTAGTTCAGAAATTGCTTCTACACTATGTGTTTAAAAATTCCTCAACAACTGGTGGTATTCTTTTTATattaccaaattttaaaaacattgacaCTGATGCAGAGgaatttattgaatgttttattTCAGAATCCAGCCTGTGAGGTTATAACCACAGGCTATTTTAAATCAATTAGTTCATAAGCATACTATCACATTTTTTACCACCGTTTCATAATCTTTGATTTTACAGAGTCTTATTTTTTAGAGACCATCATAATTACTGGAATAGACTTAAATTGTTTCCCATTCTTTCTTCCTCAGTTCGTTTCTTTTTATCTTCCCACTAATAGTCTTTGGCAGCTCCTGAATAAATTCTACCTGTAGATATCCAAGGGAAGAAAATTAGGCCAGAAGTTTTCATCTTTAGACAAAGTCAATTATGTAACAGTTCTATTATGAACTCTAGGTGAAAGAATCAGGACACCAATTGGGAGGTTTTTTTGATAAAAGCCAAAAAAGGGAGAATGGATATTGTTGAGGATATTTTTTGTGATATTTAGTATTTACTATAAGTCCAGTAAGCCAAATGATCCTACAAATTAGGTTAAGAGTTTCACTTTAATCTCAAAGATTCTGTTTCTTATCCATGTCATTAGTTCAGTTTGAAATGTTTGGTATAGCACATTTCAAGAGAATgttcattaaaatggaaaaaataaacagctaaaAATTTCCAGAATACTAAGCAAATATTGTTCTTAATTAGAGTACCTACCTTTCTGGGATATTTGTAAGGTGCTGTATTTCTTTTTACATGCTCCTGAATCTCCTTTTTTAGTTGTTCTTGATCATGTGACTTGTAATCAGGATTCAGAACAATAAAAGCCTTTACtacctaaaataaatatttgaatgatgagttgtatatttttatgtttcaatgTATCTTTCTCTTAACTTGAGAATCTAAATAAATACATCATGTGGTGAGCCAAAATGTTTATTAGAGTCTGATCTCAGCTTTATGCTCTTAAGCCAGCCAGTTGACTCCCACACCTAGATTTTGTATctaatgtgtgcgtgtgtgctcagttactcagttgtctccaactctgtgaccccatggactgttgcctgccaggctcctctgtccatggaattttccagacaagaacactggagcagattgccgtttcctactccaggggatcttaataCAACAGAGCTTTTGGAACCCCTACTTTGATTTTGATCTATACTTGAACTGTCTCATCTCACTACATCTTAAACTACTTTCTGATGTGTTTCTGATCATCTCTGCTCTTGACTTCTTGCCTCATCTGTTATCCCCttcaaaaaattttcttttggaaacTTGGTAGTGCACTAAGCACAGTCTTTTATAAAACAACCCATCCTGATCTAGTCTAGCTTATAGGTCATCACACTCAGTACGGTCCTAATAAACAGTCTTCTCACTGGGTTTGCCATATCCTTGTTAAAAGAAACAGTTTGCTGAGACTGTCCACTCTTTATTTCATAGACACTTCTGTTGATGCAAGGcagttgtgtatgtgtgtctatgcatgtatataattttattgtattcattGTTCgacatttcataaaatttatttgtatttatgctTGTTCTATTGCTTATCAacatttttatgaattaaaaaattgcATCCTTGCTATAAGTGAATTGTGCAAAGGCAAGTTATTTTAAGAACTAGTGTTTGTAATTACTGGTTTGCATATTGATGACTCATGCACCTTGGATAAAATCTAACTTATCTTTATAGAATTCTTTATAAACCATTACAGcaaaatgataaattaataaagaaaaatctaaCATGGTTAAAAGCATGAACTCTGAAGTATACAACCTGGATTTGAGTCACACTTTGCCTATAATCTCAGGCAAGTAAGGACACATCTCtgcctcattttccttctctgtgaaaggAGTTTATGAGGATTAAGTAAATTATAACCATACCTGGAACATACATACtaagtcattaaaaatataagGTATCAGTTGTAGTAATTTCTTTTGCACAGAATTTCAGGGAAACTTTGAAGCCCACTTACagattttaggttaaaaaaatctTATACTTCTAGTACTACAACTAATACCtaatatttttaatgagttaATATGTTCTGAGTATTGTTATAAGCCCTATAcctatattaacttatttaatcctcacaaactttttaaaaataaagatcatttttaattttattctccaGAGAAAACCAGCAAAGTGGTGTGAATTATTCCTATTTTTCCTaagacatttatatttaaaattggaaCCCTGCTGTACATTACAACTTTATATCCTTCtctctttttgtaatttttttgttgaagtatagttggttaactgttttgttagtttcaggtgtacagcaaagtgattcagatatagatAAGATAtagtttttttcagattcttttcccttatagatttattacaaaatatggAGTGTAATTCCCCTCACAGAAtccttttacagaggaggaaatgatgaCTGATGTTAGGGGAGAGACTCATTCCACCTACTGATGGCATTCAGAGCAAAGGGACAAACTTCAATAATCCCTAAATCTTTTCCCTACTTGCATTACTGGAATGTGGAATATTATTGACCATGCCTGGCAAAAAGTACCTGAAGAGTGGCATGGAATCTTTAAACCCAGACTACCATGTGATCAACCCCAACAGAAGTGAGCTTTCAGGACTTCTgccttatttattatttcctgaAGCCTCTACTTACTGACCAACCCAGCTTGCTTCTGGTTACTTAGTTCCTATTTCTGACCTTGTTCCTAGTCCTGATATCTGATGCCAGCCTATCCTCAGCTAGGGGCCATGTTAGTTTCCAGATCTGGGTAACAACTTGAACCTATCTAATTAgcttctgacttccctggtggctcagacggtaaagcgtctgtctacaatgtgggagacccaggttcgatccctgggtggggaagatctcctggagaaggaaatagcaaacccactgcagtattcttgcctggaaaatcccatggacggaggagcctggtaggctacagcccatggggtcgcttcTGGTGTGAACCTGGGTTGTCGGCATTCACACTGTCTTTGCCCCAGTACTCCATGGAGAGGATTCAAATTCTTTATAGAGTGTATATTTTCAGTCTCATTCTGTAGCAGTTCATTCTAATTAGCATATTTCTATCTGACTAGCATATTTAATAATGAGTCTCTAAATTACATAATTAGTGAATGAATCATTTAGGTAATTCTGTTTCAATGAACTACTGTTTAAAAGTATGTGTTAGACTGCCAACAAACTAAGGGAGAGACCTCTCTCAGTTACCTCTCCTCTGATGGGATCTGGACTGCTGACAACAGCTGACTCTGCAACTGCAGGATGTTCAATAAGGGCACTTTCTACCTCAAACGGACCAATTCGGTAACTGGGAAATAAAACATAAGGCAAGAATTTATACAGGTGAGCAAAAAGTTCACTCCAGACTACTAACAAGCAGTCAACACAGACATATCAACAAATGAAAATTACCCGGAAGATAATATGATATCATCTGCTCTTGAAACAAACCAGAAATATCCATCCTCATCCATATAGCCTCTGTCCCCAGTGATATAGAAATTGCCTCGTAGAGTTGAAGCTGTTTTTGTAGGATTATCctgtaaaacaaataataattttattttgaatgttaTTCTTTGATCCAgttggatttttaaatatttaaggagaaaaaaaaaagtttagtgtTTTTGAGAATTCTTAGAATGAAGAGGAGCTAACATGAGAAATAGAGATGGAAGTCTAGCATTGAGCCAGCCCAAAATCAGAAAGGTAAACTATAACTACAAAGACTAGGCATGCTGGGAATTTTTTTAGATTggtcacaaaataaatattgcagGAACTCAGAGGAGTAGGCTAAATAAGTCTTTTGCTAATTGGTTAATATCTCAACACTcataggaaaaaagagaagtcaaTACACAGAGTTAAAGTACCAATACCTAATGAATCAAAGAACGGGGTTTTATTGTGTGTTTGTTATGTATTTGGTTTGGcttacacaaaaatagaaaattgattCTGTAAATTTGGCAGGAAGCAAAAGGAAGAAGTATTGTTACATTATGTAAAATTCACTGACAGAACCTGAGCCTTTGATTATATTGGTGTAAACTTTTCTCTAATTTGTATACTGTAATTAGAGATGAAAGTATGTTTGCAAACGGTGAGGAGCTTGGGAGGCCTCTAATAAAAGATATTTACTTAAGTTCACTGCCCCATTCTTTgtttctctcactctttccatgaAGGGAGACCACTAATCAGATTTCAGGAAAATTATTGGGTTCTGATTTACAGTGGAGTGGATTAATGATGTTAAGAGGGCAGTCTTCTTTCTAGGGTCCCCTTCCTTTTACTATCATGGGCTTGGAGCAGTGATCTTCTAGCCTGGGGGGACCAGCATTTGGGTGTTTCTTCAGTTCTCTGTCCTAGGGATTACTGTTAGGACAACGAATCTCTCAAGAAAAGGCCAAATACCTATCCTAGTTGTATTTTGTGGCAAATAGGGATAGTTACCAGGCACTTCTgagaaataaataggaaatagAATAGGAATAGAAATAAATAGGAAATGAGACACTATTTAGTAATAAATCTCTTACTATATAATGGGTAAAAAGGCCAAGTGGTCGGTTAGGTCGAACTCGAATGCCAATATCGCCTTCTTTTCCAGGTGGTAGAACGTTGCCATTTACATCTAAAATCTAGGATGAAACAGAGTAATTTATTtaaggaaatttttatttaatgccACATCTGAAACCTTTGTACTGCAGTTTTTGatgtttttggggttttttttgccaTTTAAGAATGCAGacttcagaaaaattttaagtttaaaaaattaagcaaaattcctaagagaaatataatttaaattcttaTTGTAAATTACATTGTAAAATGCAGTTTAGCAAaatgtgaaagaataaaatttttctttaattctatcATCCAGCAATAATCACATTCTAGTAATATCCTTTGAGATGATATAGACAGAAAAAATATGATCACTTTATATTATAGTGTTTTGCAACCTGCTTTTATCATTTGTGATATATcttattgtctttttctttcagaagtaTTTAATTACTGGTTTTCCAACtttgggaaacaaacaaaatcttacCTCAGAAGCCAAATGTGTTTATTAGGAAAAGGGAACTGTTTTGTGGCTGAGACGGTGGGTAAGCTGAAGCCTTGCTCTCTTATCCTCTCATGTTCTCTGAAGTACCTAATAGTAGCtggcatttattaagcacttaccacatcctaaataataaatgttaatgcTCTATTTCATGTGTGCTATCTTCTTTAGTCCTTACAACAACTTTATCTGGTTAGGAGTATTATTATGctcattttacatattaaaaaaaacaaaggcacagagagtttaagtaacgCCACAGTGCATGGTTGAGGTGAAATTCAAATCTCAGCAATCATACTGTAGAACCTGTGCTTTTCATCATTATACTTCTCTGTGTAATCTTTCCAGGGagttaaattcattttcttaaaatataactaAGCATTTCTCAGATTGCTTGCTTACCTATTCTGCTCTTTTAGCTGTTTCTAAATATGAAAACTCCACACTGCTTTTATATACACCCTTAATCTGAGATGTAGCTTGTTAGCAAAGGATATCTTTATCTGGCCCTTTCCAGAACAAAAAGGGCTTATATAAGTCCCCAATAAGaaactgaaaaggcaaaagaattcTAAATGtaagaacttatttttaaattcttgcaAATAAAAAAGTGTAAATTCCCACCGAGTCATCTAATATTTGGCCACAGATTTCAAGGTATTATTGATAGAATAGAGAAATGTTAAGAGTTCTGATTACTTTACACAGACTACTATTGAGTAGATAGAAACATAGATAAAATATTCTATCTCTGGGGAGAATCACATACCTCCCTGTTCAAGGGGTCTTAGAatgtttaaatatgaaaattatgagaTTTGATCTTTGAAGCTGCAAAAGTCTGGCATCCAGCTAGTTAGAGTACATGCTCAGATTTTAGAATATCACTAAAGATGCTCCTAGGTAGGTAAGGAGGGGCACAATAACAAAAGCCCATGGGAAAGAGTTAAAAATGAAGGTGGCCACATGAGacaaatgcatatcaaaactacaatcTCACACCTACTaagatggctactatcaaaaaaacaaaacaacaaatgttggtaaAGATGTttgtgcactattggtgggaatgcaaaatggtatagccactgtggaaaacagtatggcaatttctcaagaaattaaaattaccATGTGTATAAGtgatttactttgttgtatacctgttGTATACCTTGGTTGTgtgttaacacaacattgtaaatcagctatactccaataaaaaattgtaaaaataaaattaccatataatccagcaactttacttctgagtatatactcaaaagaattaaaaacggTTTCAAAGATTTACTGGTTTACCGTGTTTATCATTATTCACAATGgttaaaatgtggaagcaacccaagcactcatcaataaatgaatgaacaagcataatgtggtacacatatgcaatggaacattattcagccttcaaaggaaagaaatcccgacacatgctacaatatgtactcttgcctggaaaatcccatggacagaggagcctggtgggctgcagtccatggggtcgcgaagagttggacacggctgagcgacttcactttcacttttcactttcacgcattggagaaagaaatggcaacccactccagggttcttgcctggagaatcccagggacgggggagcctagcgggctgccctctatggggctgcacagagtgggacacgactgaagtgacttagcagcagcagcagcagctacaacatggatgaactttgcgGACATTATGTTAAATGTAATAAGCTGATTACAAAAAATgactactgtatgattccacttatatataGTACCTAAAGTAGTTAAAAtcatagaggcagaaagtagaatggtgattgtGAGGGTCAAGTGGGAAGAGGAATTGAGTTATTGTTCAGTATATATAGAGTTTTAGTTttccaagatgaaaagagttatgGAGATGGATAGTGGTAACAGCTGCACAACATTATTTAATATGGTATTATTTAATACCATTGAATGatgcacttaaaaatggtcaaaCTAATAAATTTTAAGTTACATGTTTTTTACCACAATGGAAAAGATTTGGATAAATATTTGGATAAATAAATGACGGTAGAGATGCTGGTGCACTGTTCCTCTCGTCCACACAAGTTTTCATTAAAGATAGTTACTCTAATAAATCACTGGGCTTGAATGAGTGGGGAACTGGTGGTACATTGCAGTTGGGATGGCTATGAATACAGCTATGTCTGTGAGACCCTGATAGCCATGTATGTTGGGGGTTGTCATCAAGAGAAAACATCTGTGTGAAATGCCAGCTTGATTACTTGTATTGCAGAT
This portion of the Bos indicus x Bos taurus breed Angus x Brahman F1 hybrid chromosome 25, Bos_hybrid_MaternalHap_v2.0, whole genome shotgun sequence genome encodes:
- the ERI2 gene encoding ERI1 exoribonuclease 2 isoform X1 is translated as MATKRLARQLGLIRRKSIPPANGNLGRSKSKQLFDYLIIIDFESTCWNDGKRHRSQEIIEFPAVLLNTSTGEIESEFHAYVQPQEHPILSEFCVELTGIKQAQVDEGVPLKICLSQFCKWIQKIQQQKKIIFATTVSDISTSEVKLCAFVTWSDWDLGVCLEYECKRKQLLKPVFLNSWIDLRVTYKIFYRRKPKGLSGALQEVGMQFLGREHFGLDDSRNTALLAWKMIRDGCLMKITRSLNKVSTKRIPNIFTRNLNMDQVEETSTCTNNTHDPSIYGGEPKNSIKPYKKIQMKSVGVNSPIKVQQDQLQQKDSIKAGLCNVRSCLSLSNATKSWTSLGQLQSSSRNTPMQKQINQHLAFNTNSKSLAVGSELVPVSTTISSFNNVSDIEVSSALDCLPMLADWEDVALLPASQPEQNISCIPLVSDSNVDTSLNSGERVMVLEESEMLSHENFGGTEETPQKSVTSKSIVYKSPHTTIYNVKEAKDPGSDTFGFKLPERKSSNFNSVNSNVSHPLVLGKHRLCLDDSKRNPSSPPLFPPAKKQTFTIHEEKPASSNDSPGAISSWKILPSVLTSTVNLQEPWKSRKITPPLCKCGRRSKRLTVSNNGPNHGKVFYCCPVGKYQEKRKCCGYFKWEQTLQEERANSIVLSDSPGGLTFSSLETNLICDRNVNFSTKNSLRLRPSMRN
- the ERI2 gene encoding ERI1 exoribonuclease 2 isoform X2; the protein is MATKRLARQLGLIRRKSIPPANGNLGRSKSKQLFDYLIIIDFESTCWNDGKRHRSQEIIEFPAVLLNTSTGEIESEFHAYVQPQEHPILSEFCVELTGIKQAQVDEGVPLKICLSQFCKWIQKIQQQKKIIFATTVSDISTSEVKLYWDLGVCLEYECKRKQLLKPVFLNSWIDLRVTYKIFYRRKPKGLSGALQEVGMQFLGREHFGLDDSRNTALLAWKMIRDGCLMKITRSLNKVSTKRIPNIFTRNLNMDQVEETSTCTNNTHDPSIYGGEPKNSIKPYKKIQMKSVGVNSPIKVQQDQLQQKDSIKAGLCNVRSCLSLSNATKSWTSLGQLQSSSRNTPMQKQINQHLAFNTNSKSLAVGSELVPVSTTISSFNNVSDIEVSSALDCLPMLADWEDVALLPASQPEQNISCIPLVSDSNVDTSLNSGERVMVLEESEMLSHENFGGTEETPQKSVTSKSIVYKSPHTTIYNVKEAKDPGSDTFGFKLPERKSSNFNSVNSNVSHPLVLGKHRLCLDDSKRNPSSPPLFPPAKKQTFTIHEEKPASSNDSPGAISSWKILPSVLTSTVNLQEPWKSRKITPPLCKCGRRSKRLTVSNNGPNHGKVFYCCPVGKYQEKRKCCGYFKWEQTLQEERANSIVLSDSPGGLTFSSLETNLICDRNVNFSTKNSLRLRPSMRN